From the Actinomycetota bacterium genome, the window TTACGAGAAGGTGCCGTTCTACCGCGGCAGGCTGGAGGAAGCGGGGTTCAAGCCGGGCGACATCAAGAGCCTGGACGATCTCCGGGAACTCCCGTTCACGTACAAGGACGACCTGAGAGACAACTATCCGTTCGGGCTCTTCTCGGTACCCATGCGGGACATCGTCAGGATACACGCCTCATCGGGCACCACGGGACAGTCCACCGTGGTCGGCTATACCGCGGGGGATATAGCGGTCTGGGCGGACCTGGTGGCGCGCACCATCGTCGCGGCGGGAGGGACGCCCGATGATATTGTCCACGTCTCCTACGGCTACGGCCTCTTCACCGGCGGGCTGGGGCTGCATTACGGGGTCGAGCGGCTGGGAGCCACCGCCTTGCCCATGTCCGGCGGCAACACCAAGCGCCAGGTGCGGATGATGGTCGATTTCGGCAGCACCATCCTCTGCTGCACCCCCTCCTACGCCCTGAACATCGCGGAGGTCATGCGGGAGATGGGCGTGGGGCGGGAGGAGATCAAGCTGAAGGCGGCCATCCTGGGTGCGGAGCCGTGGTCGGACGAGATGCGCCGCCAGATCGAGGACGAACTGAAGATATCCGCCCATGACATCTACGGGCTCTCCGAGGTGGTAGGCCCGGGCGTGTCCATAGAGTGTTCCGAGAAGAACGGGCTGCATATCTTCG encodes:
- a CDS encoding phenylacetate--CoA ligase; its protein translation is MDHFNEVETWERGRLEQLQLERLGATVDRLYEKVPFYRGRLEEAGFKPGDIKSLDDLRELPFTYKDDLRDNYPFGLFSVPMRDIVRIHASSGTTGQSTVVGYTAGDIAVWADLVARTIVAAGGTPDDIVHVSYGYGLFTGGLGLHYGVERLGATALPMSGGNTKRQVRMMVDFGSTILCCTPSYALNIAEVMREMGVGREEIKLKAAILGAEPWSDEMRRQIEDELKISAHDIYGLSEVVGPGVSIECSEKNGLHIFEDSFIPEIIDPQSGRTLPPGEKGELVFTNINKEGLALIRYRTRDISRMLVEPCPCGRTHVRMERVTGRTDDMLIIRGVNVFPSQVEMVLMQVPGLSPHYQLVVDRVDNLDVLEVQVEVSPEVFSDEIKQLEVLEKRIRDEVQSYLGVGVRVRLMEPRSIQRSEGKAVRVIDNRKI